In a single window of the Anaerocolumna cellulosilytica genome:
- a CDS encoding B12-binding domain-containing radical SAM protein, which yields MSKNVKIVLLEIRKSITIYKFTLGLDYLTSVLREAGYQVWNYIFEEDNTDTILDKIVSVQPDLVGISFYRENEDSIFELTRKLKIVNKQIKIFLGGHTATLHTGALLKREKSIDIVINGEGEETLLELCDLIENDEGLENCEGISYRVNDKIIRNSNRKLIKDLDQLPFPALDGIFEKSQKSNYVFPGISTSRGCMGSCAFCVANRYYKGKKVEGWRGRSPQNIVDEIKHLIRSFSDKRIFYMIVDSSIEDPDPEEKLRLKELVRLLKAENIKIPFTCFTRAESWSEKDWELILDLKSVGLYEVSIGYESSKTETLELFNKRATSKDNYMAYNLFKRSDINVFGFLIMFHPYTTLDELKQNASMLLEVGMAYHPQSWWQTLDLWPDTRLFTDVVRDGLLIGPEEKGYLYEYAYANGNIERINHILRKIGTSTSSMSYANTNEKIKLEILLYDVWKDEDKMLQLIDDSMNRYKELYEQVKSELGKKQYDLFIKLIESVETNKSDQSITELGDRWEELLDSGFMQLEKIWMKFYMEFRRKKVQILS from the coding sequence ATGAGTAAAAATGTAAAGATAGTACTTCTTGAAATCCGTAAAAGTATTACAATTTATAAATTTACATTGGGGCTTGATTATTTAACATCTGTTTTAAGGGAAGCTGGCTATCAGGTGTGGAATTATATATTTGAGGAAGATAATACAGATACTATCCTGGATAAAATAGTAAGTGTTCAGCCGGATTTGGTCGGTATTAGTTTTTACCGTGAAAATGAGGACTCAATATTCGAATTGACTAGAAAACTAAAAATCGTTAACAAACAAATTAAGATATTTTTAGGTGGTCATACTGCTACTCTACATACTGGTGCTTTGTTAAAAAGAGAAAAAAGTATAGACATAGTTATAAATGGTGAAGGAGAAGAGACACTATTAGAACTTTGTGATTTAATTGAAAATGATGAAGGTCTTGAAAACTGTGAGGGTATTTCATACAGAGTGAATGATAAAATCATACGAAATTCCAACAGGAAGTTAATTAAGGATTTGGATCAACTGCCGTTTCCGGCACTTGATGGTATATTTGAAAAATCCCAAAAATCAAATTATGTATTCCCGGGTATATCAACATCTAGAGGCTGTATGGGAAGTTGTGCATTTTGCGTAGCTAATCGGTATTATAAAGGAAAGAAAGTAGAGGGGTGGAGGGGAAGGAGTCCCCAAAATATTGTTGATGAAATAAAGCATTTAATAAGGTCTTTTTCTGATAAACGGATATTTTATATGATTGTAGACAGTTCAATTGAAGACCCGGATCCTGAAGAAAAGTTAAGACTAAAGGAGCTTGTTCGTTTACTGAAGGCTGAAAACATTAAAATTCCTTTTACTTGTTTCACAAGGGCGGAATCATGGAGTGAGAAGGATTGGGAATTAATTCTGGATTTAAAGAGTGTAGGCTTATATGAGGTCAGTATAGGATATGAAAGTAGTAAAACAGAAACGTTGGAGTTATTTAATAAAAGAGCCACGTCTAAGGATAATTATATGGCATATAATCTATTTAAAAGGAGTGATATTAATGTATTTGGATTTTTGATTATGTTTCATCCATATACAACATTGGATGAGCTAAAACAAAATGCTTCAATGCTGTTGGAAGTGGGCATGGCATATCATCCACAGTCATGGTGGCAGACCTTGGATTTGTGGCCAGATACAAGATTATTTACAGATGTTGTGCGGGATGGATTATTAATTGGACCTGAAGAAAAGGGTTATCTCTATGAATATGCATATGCTAACGGCAATATAGAGCGAATCAATCATATTCTAAGAAAAATAGGTACAAGTACATCAAGTATGTCATATGCAAATACGAATGAAAAAATTAAACTTGAGATTCTATTGTATGATGTCTGGAAAGATGAAGACAAAATGCTTCAGTTAATAGATGATAGTATGAATCGCTACAAAGAATTATATGAACAGGTTAAGAGTGAGTTGGGAAAAAAGCAGTATGATTTATTTATAAAATTAATAGAGAGTGTTGAAACTAATAAATCGGATCAATCAATCACGGAACTCGGAGATAGATGGGAAGAACTTCTAGACAGCGGTTTCATGCAACTTGAGAAGATTTGGATGAAATTCTATATGGAATTTAGAAGAAAAAAAGTGCAGATTCTATCGTAA
- a CDS encoding class I SAM-dependent methyltransferase — MSAKAFIEIKNGDKVAIGGWNSNNYKGIKKLFDINGKDIDIVGGWKEAIDEKDLIDYKLVNESAADFFQKVPDGEQPQIVVFLTGSTNIIKDMENITKNEKNKIKVIFIISGYTNRVPLQEIKRVTILCRKLEIKIHTIDLKDVGYEIGYLLEDSRNMPWTIDTLDMDLLAYLQKNNLSSGSFLDLGTGSGTQAVKLFELGFDVTATDLVYAAFEETAKRNTNVHFLQDDILNTGLNKKFDYIFDRGCLHALGKPHYERYAEKVKSLLKEEGLLFLKYATNDNFHLTEDVLSYYYSENELNNFISRHFTIVEMKQSIFEEVEMKSIFSVLMKKATH; from the coding sequence ATGTCAGCTAAAGCTTTTATAGAGATTAAGAATGGTGACAAGGTGGCGATTGGTGGTTGGAACAGTAATAATTATAAGGGAATAAAAAAACTATTTGATATAAATGGAAAAGACATAGATATAGTTGGTGGATGGAAAGAAGCAATTGATGAGAAAGATTTGATAGATTATAAATTAGTCAATGAATCAGCAGCCGATTTCTTTCAAAAAGTGCCTGATGGCGAGCAACCTCAAATAGTTGTTTTTCTAACCGGATCAACTAATATTATAAAAGATATGGAAAATATAACCAAGAATGAGAAAAACAAGATAAAGGTTATATTTATTATCAGTGGTTATACCAACCGTGTACCATTGCAAGAAATAAAAAGAGTTACTATTCTATGCAGAAAATTAGAGATAAAAATACATACCATTGATTTAAAGGATGTTGGTTATGAAATCGGTTATTTGCTTGAAGATTCTCGAAATATGCCTTGGACAATTGATACTTTAGACATGGATTTGTTGGCCTATCTACAGAAAAATAATTTAAGTAGTGGATCTTTTCTAGATTTGGGAACTGGATCAGGTACACAAGCAGTGAAATTGTTCGAGCTGGGTTTTGATGTGACTGCTACAGATTTAGTATACGCCGCATTTGAAGAAACTGCAAAAAGAAATACCAATGTGCATTTTCTACAGGATGATATTCTGAATACAGGATTAAATAAAAAATTTGATTATATTTTTGATAGAGGGTGTTTACATGCACTTGGAAAGCCTCATTACGAAAGATATGCCGAAAAGGTAAAATCTTTGCTCAAAGAGGAAGGGTTACTCTTTTTAAAATATGCTACTAATGATAATTTTCATCTTACAGAGGATGTTTTGTCCTATTACTATTCGGAAAATGAATTGAATAATTTTATTAGTAGACATTTTACAATTGTTGAAATGAAACAAAGTATTTTTGAAGAAGTAGAAATGAAATCTATCTTTAGTGTACTGATGAAAAAGGCAACGCACTAA